CCTTGGCCGCCATGGTGATGGCCGGCGACCGCAACCCCACCGACATCGTGGTGATCGGCGATGGCGAAGCACTCTGCACACCCTGCGGCGGTTGCCGCCAGCGGCTGCGCGAATTCGCCTCCGACGAGCTCCGCATTCATGTGGCGGGCCCGGAAGGCATCCGGCGCACGTTCACGCTGGGCGAACTGCTGCCCCATTCCTTCGGCCCGGACAATCTCGCATGACCGCCCGCGCCATCATCGACGCCGCTGCCGGGCCCCAGCCGCTCGACTGCGCCATCATCCTCGGCACGGGCCTTGGTGGCATCG
This region of Phreatobacter aquaticus genomic DNA includes:
- the cdd gene encoding cytidine deaminase, with the protein product MTDELTSLFDAARAAQARAHAPYSRFRVGAALRTASGAVHAGCNVENAAYPLGACAEAAALAAMVMAGDRNPTDIVVIGDGEALCTPCGGCRQRLREFASDELRIHVAGPEGIRRTFTLGELLPHSFGPDNLA